The Spirosoma radiotolerans genome has a window encoding:
- a CDS encoding DUF4332 domain-containing protein, which produces MSLSITELKGSTDALIDALKGQGITNSEALLEASRTPTDRKKLAALANTEASVILDLANRADLARITGIGGVYSDLLEEAGVDTVKELARRSAENLLIKITEINSTKELTLRPPSLEQLADFIEQAKTLPTGLEY; this is translated from the coding sequence ATGAGCTTATCAATAACTGAACTGAAAGGGAGCACAGATGCTCTTATCGACGCATTAAAAGGCCAGGGCATTACCAATAGTGAAGCGCTTCTAGAAGCCAGCCGTACCCCCACTGATCGGAAGAAGCTGGCAGCGCTGGCCAATACAGAGGCAAGTGTAATTTTAGATTTAGCGAACCGGGCAGACCTGGCTCGTATAACAGGTATTGGCGGTGTATACAGCGACTTATTGGAAGAGGCAGGTGTCGATACTGTTAAAGAATTAGCCCGGCGGTCTGCGGAAAATTTACTTATCAAAATTACTGAAATTAACTCGACTAAAGAATTGACGCTTCGTCCCCCCTCGCTTGAGCAGCTTGCTGACTTTATCGAGCAGGCTAAAACATTACCCACAGGACTGGAATACTGA